Proteins co-encoded in one Clarias gariepinus isolate MV-2021 ecotype Netherlands chromosome 13, CGAR_prim_01v2, whole genome shotgun sequence genomic window:
- the srp14 gene encoding signal recognition particle 14 kDa protein: MVLLENDAFLTELTRLFQKCRTSGSVVITLKKYDGRTKPVPRKGHPETFEPADNKCLIRASEGKKKISTVVSTKEVIKFQMAYSNLLRAHMDGLKKKDKKSKSKKTKATQ, translated from the exons ATGGTGCTGTTAGAAAACGACGCG TTTCTCACTGAGCTCACACGCCTCTTCCAGAAGTGCAGGACCAGTGGCAGTGTGGTGATCACCTTAAAGAAAT ATGATGGCAGGACGAAGCCGGTGCCAAGGAAAGGCCATCCAGAAACATTTGAACCAGCTGACAATAAATGTCTCATCAGAGCATCTGAAGGCAAGAAGAAAATTAGCACAGTG GTCAGCACTAAAGAAGTAATAAAATTTCAAATG GCGTACTCTAATTTATTGAGAGCGCACATGGACGGATTGAAGAAGAAGGACAAGAAGAGTAAAAGTAAGAAGACTAAAGCTACACAGTGA
- the LOC128535776 gene encoding 5'-3' exonuclease PLD4, producing MGYETNVTFGVPIYKAWKDLLSTATEQVDIASFYWSLTGEDIGVKSPTDQFGRDLLEQLKVLPKRNVSVRAVSSIPSVAANSTDLDILREYGVHVRRINFGKLTRGILHSKFWIVDGRHIYIGSANMDWRSLTQVKELGVVIYNCTSLATDLQKIYQSYWVMGQSNATIPDPWPSSYNTSINKDQPLHVNLSNVPSRVYISNSPPAFCPDSRTKDLDAILSVISQAQQFIHVAVMEYFPASKFYYHNRYWPVLENALIQAMFERNVSMRLLISCGRDSDSSVLPFLRSLNALNTAPANRIAVRLFIVPAGNETNIPYSRINHNKYMVTDNVAYIGTSNWSADYFNTTAGVGLVVSQDALHSPSSEDTFLGQLTAVFDRDWSSRFAVPLEQLGHNPDCAFSKA from the exons ATGGGCTATGAAACCAATGTGACTTTTGGAGTACCGATCTACAAGGCATGGAAAGACCTTCTGTCTACAGCGACCGAGCAGGTCGATATAGCATCGTTTTATTGGTCTCTTACTGGTGAGGACATCGGTGTCAAGTCTCCCACTGACCAGTTT GGTAGAGACTTACTGGAACAATTAAAAGTGCTGCCAAAAAGAAACGTGTCCGTAAGAGCCGTGAGCAGCATCCCTTCTGTGGCGGCCAACTCAACAGACCTGGACATTCTGAGAGAATATG gagTACACGTCAGACGAATTAACTTTGGCAAACTGACACGAGGAATTCTTCACAGTAAGTTCTGGATTGTGGACGGGAGACATATCTACATCGGCAGTGCTAACATGGACTGGAGATCTTTAACACAG GTGAAGGAACTTGGAGTGGTGATTTACAACTGCACCAGTCTGGCCACAGACCTCCAGAAGATCTACCAGTCATATTGGGTTATGGGTCAGAGCAATGCTACCATACCAGATCCATGGCCCTCTTCTTATAACACCTCTATTAATAAAGACCAGCCTCTCCATGTGAACCTCAGCAATGTGCCCAGTAGAGTTTACATCTCG AATTCTCCTCCTGCCTTCTGCCCGGACTCACGCACCAAAGACTTGGACGCGATTTTGTCAGTGATCAGCCAGGCACAGCAGTTCATTCATGTAGCAGTTATGGAATACTTTCCTGCATCCAAGTTTTACTACCATAACAG gtACTGGCCCGTTCTTGAAAATGCACTAATACAGGCGATGTTCGAGAGGAACGTTTCCATGCGTCTCCTGATCAGCTGTGGTCGTGACAGCGACTCTTCTGTACTCCCCTTCCTTAGGTCTCTCAATGCCCTGAACACTGCGCCAGCTAACAGGATAGCAGTG agaCTTTTTATCGTTCCAGCGGGTAATGAGACTAACATACCCTATAGCAGGATAAACCACAACAAATACATGGTTACAGATAACGTTGCGTATATTG GTACCTCTAACTGGTCTGCAGACTACTTTAACACTACCGCTGGTGTCGGCTTGGTGGTTTCCCAAGATGCTTTGCATTCCCCCTCATCTGAAGACACGTTCCTGGGGCAGCTGACTGCTGTATTTGACCGGGACTGGAGCTCCAGATTTGCAGTGCCACTGGAACAACTGGGCCACAACCCTGACTGTGCTTTCTCTAAAGCTTAA